One part of the Sarcophilus harrisii chromosome 5, mSarHar1.11, whole genome shotgun sequence genome encodes these proteins:
- the IGFBP6 gene encoding insulin-like growth factor-binding protein 6, translating into MRSDKGVESQAMTPRGLLLLLLSVLLSARLGTSARCPDCGQGAPAGCPGGCLEEEEGVQPQPEGCAENGGCVRREGEPCGVYTPNCGPGLQCHPPEEDETPLRALLLGRGRCRRSRGPSGENPKGTKPSTGGPQQQDVNRGGREKNLSTPSTTSRASPGGGQDSEMGPCRRHLDTVLQQLQAEVYRGAWTLYVPNCDHKGFYRKRQCRSSQGLRRGPCWCVTRMGQNLTSPTESDANSLCLSDSSG; encoded by the exons ATGCGCTCCGACAAAGGGGTGGAAAGCCAGGCCATGACCCCCCGCGGGctcttgttgctgctgctgtcCGTGCTTCTGAGTGCCCGCCTGGGTACCTCGGCACGGTGTCCGGACTGTGGGCAGGGGGCGCCGGCGGGCTGCCCTGGGGGCTgcttggaggaggaggaaggggtaCAGCCGCAGCCAGAAGGGTGTGCAGAGAATGGAGGGTGCGTCAGACGGGAGGGGGAACCATGCGGGGTCTACACCCCTAACTGTGGCCCAGGGCTACAATGCCATCCCCCTGAAGAGGATGAGACACCACTCCGAGCACTGCTGCTTGGCCGGGGTCGTTGCCGAAGGTCCAGGGGGCCATCAG GGGAGAATCCCAAGGGAACCAAGCCCAGTACAGGGGGCCCCCAACAGCAGGATGTGAACCGTGGAGGTCGAGAGAAGAACTTGAGCACCCCCTCCACTACTTCCCGAGCCAGTCCTGGGGGTGGACAAGACAGTGAGATG GGTCCGTGCCGCCGCCATCTAGACACAGTGTTACAGCAGCTCCAGGCTGAGGTCTACCGTGGGGCCTGGACTCTTTATGTGCCCAACTGTGACCACAAAGGCTTCTACAGGAAGCGGCAG TGCCGGTCATCTCAAGGGCTGCGTAGAGGACCATGTTGGTGTGTAACCCGAATGGGACAAAACCTGACCAGCCCCACTGAATCAGATGCAAactccctctgtctttctgactccagtggTTAA